A stretch of Oryza brachyantha chromosome 4, ObraRS2, whole genome shotgun sequence DNA encodes these proteins:
- the LOC102700421 gene encoding probable amidase At4g34880, which yields MLSGSLMAFVSELTNANQLTRPCTMPQLRLQLAAAIIAVAGACSAASASFDLNEATVDAIQLGFKNGTLTSKQLVLFYLDRLNPLLHGVIEVNPDALAQAERADAERRRSPFRCGHPLHGVPVLLKDNIATRDRLNTTAGSLALLGSVARRDAGVVARLRAAGAVILGKANPTEWSAFRPTPNGWSARGGQTLSPYVLSTDPCGSSSGSAEAAAANMAAVTLGTETDGSILCPSSLNSVVGIKPTVGLTSRAGVIPISPRQDTIGPMCRTVSDAVHVLDAIVGYDALDAEATGAASKYIPNDGYGQFLRMDGLKGKRIGIPNGFFTEEIYGKKQLRVYQKHIALIRKHGAMVIENIGIAKNLTEVQNVLFSNEHTAMLAEFKQSLNAYLSDLLYSPVGSLADIIAFNKAHPVEERLKDFGRPYFIEAENTNGIGPVAKAAIQLLNKLSDDGLEELMKKNQLDAIVTPNNDGRVFFAIGGMPAITVPAGYDDQGVPFGICFGGLKGYEPRLIEMAYAFEQATKVRRMPSFKH from the exons ATGCTCAGCGGCTCACTCATGGCGTTCGTGTCCGAATTAACGAACGCAAACCAACTGACACGGCCTTGCACTATGCCTCAGCTGCGGCTGcaactcgccgccgccatcatcgccgtcgccggcgcctgctccgccgcctccgccagcTTCGACCTGAACGAGGCTACCGTCGACGCCATCCAGCTCGGCTTCAAGAACGGCACCCTCACCTCCAAGCAGCTCGTGCTCTTCTACCTCGACCGTCTCAACCCGCTCCTCCACGGCGTCATCGAGGTCAACCCGGACGCGCTCGCgcaggcggagcgcgcggaCGCCGAGCGGCGGCGTTCGCCGTTCCGCTGCGGCCACCCGCTGCACGGCGTCCCCGTCCTGCTCAAGGACAACATCGCGACGCGCGACCGGCTCAACACGACGGCCGGGTCGCTCGCGCTGCTCGGCTCCGTCGCCCGCCGTGACGCCGGCGTGGTggcccgcctccgcgccgccggcgccgtcatcCTCGGCAAGGCCAACCCCACCGAGTGGTCCGCCTTCCGCCCCACCCCCAACGGCTGGAGCGCACGCGGTGGCCAGACGCTG AGCCCGTACGTGCTGTCCACCGACCCGTGCGGGTCGAGCAGcgggtcggcggaggcggcggcggcgaacatgGCCGCGGTGACGCTGGGGACGGAGACCGACGGGTCGATACTCTGCCCGTCGTCGCTGAATTCGGTGGTCGGGATTAAGCCGACGGTTGGGCTGACCAGCCGGGCCGGTGTCATCCCCATCTCGCCTAGACAAGACACCATTGG GCCAATGTGCCGTACAGTGTCAGACGCTGTCCATGTGCTAGATGCCATTGTTGGGTATGATGCACTTGATGCTGAAGCCACTGGAGCAGCATCCAAGTACATTCCTAATGATGGATATGGACAATTCTtaaggatggatggattgaaGGGCAAGAGGATTGGTATTCCCAATGGCTTTTTCACTGAAGAAATATATGGGAAGAAACAGCTAAGGGTATACCAAAAACATATTGCATTAATAAG GAAACATGGAGCCATGGTGATAGAGAATATTGGCATTGCAAAAAATCTGACTGAAGTACAGAATGTTCTTTTCTCCAATGAGCATACTGCAATGTTAGCAGAGTTCAAGCAAAGCTTGAATGCTTATTTGTCAGACTTGCTGTATTCCCCAGTTGGTTCCCTTGCGGATATCATAGCATTCAACAAAGCACATCCTGTGGAG GAAAGGCTTAAAGATTTTGGACGGCCCTATTTTATTGAAGCTGAAAACACCAATGGCATTGGGCCTGTAGCGAAAGCTGCAATCCAGCTTCTCAACAAGCTGTCTGATGATGGGTTGGAGGAGCTGATGAAGAAAAACCAGTTGGATGCGATTGTCACGCCCAACAATGATGGGAGAGTCTTCTTCGCCATTGGCGGCATGCCAGCGATCACCGTGCCAGCTGGGTATGATGATCAGGGAGTGCCATTTGGTATCTGTTTCGGTGGATTGAAGGGCTATGAGCCGAGGCTGATTGAAATGGCCTATGCTTTTGAGCAAGCTACCAAAGTTCGAAGGATGCCAAGTTTCAAGCACTAG
- the LOC102700425 gene encoding CDT1-like protein a, chloroplastic: protein MDSATPSKRAKTAAGVGTPQKAVAAPVDRIFTPEKPTKRAFAAEQICTPEKPSAARRARAASGGVAFSVKGVRRAALELRRPERAAASPAAAEDELEAVERQLGVAPAPVRSPVKRKAKLPESYEMLCEFFNCFESSTRLLRMKGSKATFPNICASIQHLSERRFTYSHLAQLKYIMPEAIVINKILLRDETTCCMKPDLQVNLLVDAVEGVAKQKGETGYSALRRIFRQRLVDFFRDHPEGDDIPEHDLPHPFSQTRSSAPLAVPEDAPKPVCALPSSSVADRQPVAMSHMSHSFKRMFSQRSASAAAITSTASPLAKVEPSIASPLSRKSPLGSPVSGGVSVVDECHAQEKNSKDVTLKFGVSEGTPAKFVSTPVRLMAETPVLQTPKRPVSSTSCDTPPLKLAKRSARTKLFMTPTKDAGDLDEEKQSTSASALDGDDELLSFLPKSLLQSVKSKEKRALEEKQTGFADRIKREKLIASLPSIFDIIFLIYQSRQRSVMTKQELIHKIIASNPKIVDRGEVEDQLRLLEEIIPDWISEKTARTGDVLCCVDTAMSQAEIRQRLYAAE from the exons ATGGACTCCGCGACGCCGTCGAAGAGGGCCaagacggcggccggcgtcggCACCCCGCAGAAGGCGGTGGCTGCGCCGGTGGACCGGATCTTTACGCCGGAGAAGCCGACGAAGAGGGCGTTCGCGGCCGAGCAGATCTGCACGCCGGAGAAGCCGTCGGCAGCGCGGAGGGCGCGGGCcgccagcggcggcgtggcgttCTCCGTCAAGGGCGTCCGGCGGGCGGCGCTCGAgctgcggcggccggagagggcggctgcctcgccggccgccgcggaggaCGAGCTCGAGGCCGTCGAGCGGCAGCTCGGCGTTGCTCCCGCGCCCGTCCGGAGCCCCGTCAAGCGCAAGGCCAAGCTGCCGGAGAG CTACGAGATGCTCTGTGAGTTCTTCAATTGCTTCGAGAGCTCCACCCGGTTGCTCCGGATGAAGGGATCCAAGGCAACCTTCCCCAACATCTGTGCGAGCATTCAGCATCTGTCTGAACG GAGGTTTACCTACAGCCATCTTGCGCAGCTCAAGTACATAATGCCTGAGGCCATTGTCATCAACAAGATCCTTTTGCGCGACGAGACGACGTGCTGCATGAAGCCGGATCTGCAGGTGAACCTCCTGGTTGACGCGGTTGAGGGCGTCGCGAAGCAAAAGGGGGAAACCGGGTACTCGGCGTTGAGAAGAATCTTCAGACAGAGGCTGGTGGATTTCTTCAGAGACCACCCGGAG GGAGATGACATTCCAGAGCATGACCTGCCACATCCATTTAGTCAGACAAGATCAAGTGCACCTCTAGCTGTGCCAGAAGATGCTCCTAAACCTGTGTGTGCACTACCATCGTCATCTGTAGCTGACAGGCAGCCTGTTGCAATGTCACACATGTCTCATTCCTTCAAGAGAATGTTTTCGCAAAGATCCGCATCGGCTGCTGCAATCACCAGCACAGCCAGTCCACTTGCAAAGGTTGAGCCCTCTATTGCATCTCCATTGAGCCGGAAGTCGCCGCTCGGATCTCCTGTTTCTGGTGGTGTAAGTGTGGTTGATGAATGCCATGCCCAAGAGAAAAATAGCAAGGATGTTACACTCAAGTTTGGTGTTTCAGAAGGAACTCCTGCAAAGTTTGTCTCTACACCGGTGAGGTTAATGGCAGAGACACCAGTTCTTCAAACTCCCAAGAGGCCTGTGTCTAGCACTAGCTGCGATACACCACCACTCAAGTTGGCCAAACGATCTGCTAGGACTAAACTGTTCATGACACCGACAAAAGATGCAGGTGACTTGGATGAAGAAAAGCAAAGCACGAGTGCATCGGCCCttgatggcgacgacgagttACTCAGTTTTCTCCCAAAGTCTCTCTTGCAATCG GTGAAGAGCAAAGAAAAGAGAGCTCTGGAGGAGAAGCAAACTGGATTTGCAGATCGGATTAAAAGGGAGAAACTAATAGCATCCTTGCCAAGCATCTTTGACATTATCTTCCTTATCTACCAATCAAGGCAGCGCTCTGTCATGACAAAGCAGGAGCTAATCCACAAGATAATTGCAAGCAATCCAAAGATTGTGGATAGAG gtgaagttgaagatcaGTTAAGATTGCTGGAAGAGATAATTCCAGATTGGATATCTGAGAAGACCGCGCGAACTGGAGATGTTCTCTGCTG TGTCGATACAGCAATGAGCCAAGCAGAGATTCGACAGAGACTGTATGCTGCTGAATAG
- the LOC102700135 gene encoding probable E3 ubiquitin-protein ligase HIP1 has product MHQHKITMLSSSEACHLGSSSNNQAMDQQNLLPSNPSADEQNLLPNTLEDEDYPHYLLSSHEVEMPNGRMAGQQNTSMNLWDSAGSSSMGYVADHDSLFHAKREHFAPPLSIRAPLVIGGRRREGSSSLPSQSLNIDLNLNQADQFESENVDVVQSNGQPGINAFPLNRSLSITEHVLRHTNSSSATGNSSQIANLSNGTTEQGVNIFGDDRSSCKRKNIDGSLAESSANGSSRNHQRNNNILEPSPSSHESTSGLTVPTSTNYVFSFPPAEQLNQNTNMSGNAMLSHHYSLYGGSHESERFLRNTRMRISPNEHDQSSSNLLPEGSLRCSVYQPVQQQSLFIPVQPRASSSSTSTLSRPYVPAVTEFSQNLHRASSSGNFGSRIGISPSSADTTNQLSSQDPSSSSVRNNFPEPLLLGSLFPSDSTELLSVPLGRSNQQNSSSTIRTAVNVGPQQIPGLNASQHTSSSRGSVDIARRSLHASSIPQSRSSSITSQQHRGHLSTSHEIRHHQPGSSSRANQLHYARAVTQSVDRQTSNYLDLQSFMQSITASRDGIRTVSESANQLVHLRNVVEQIRQGRGGRFEDPNFERALFARRASLIDRHRDMRLDVDNMSYEELLALGERIGYVNTGLSEEKIRTGLKQWKYASILFEEPLAGVEPCCICQEEYAAGDDMGRLDCGHDFHTACIKQWLVIKNLCPICKKAGLGT; this is encoded by the exons ATGCACCAACATAAGATCACTATGCTGTCTTCCTCAGAAGCATGTCATCTTGGTTCTAGTTCCAATAACCAAGCCATGGATCAGCAGAATTTACTGCCCAGCAATCCCAGCGCAGATGAACAGAATTTACTTCCAAACACTCTAGAGGATGAGGATTACCCACATTATTTACTTAGTAGTCATGAGGTGGAAATGCCAAATGGAAGAATGGCTGGTCAGCAAAATACAAGCATGAACTTATGGGATTCAGCTGGATCTAGTTCTATGGGCTATGTGGCTGATCATGATAGTCTTTTTCATGCCAAAAGGGAACATTTTGCTCCTCCTTTGTCTATTAGAGCTCCCTTAGTTATTGGAGGGAGAAGACGTGAAGGCAGTAGTTCATTGCCTTCACAGAGCTTAAACATAGACCTTAACCTCAATCAGGCTGATCAGTTTGAATCTGAGAATGTTGATGTGGTTCAGAGTAATGGACAACCAGGAATAAATGCTTTTCCTCTCAACAGGAGCCTTTCCATCACTGAGCATGTTCTGCGCCACACAAATTCTTCTAGTGCTACAGGAAATTCTTCACAGATTGCGAACCTTTCTAATGGCACGACAGAACAAGGAGTCAACATATTTGGTGATGATCGTTCATCTTGCAAGAGAAAGAATATTGATGGGAGTCTTGCAGAGTCTTCTGCCAATGGTAGCTCACGCAATCATCAGCGAAACAACAATATACTGGAACCTTCTCCATCCAGTCATGAAAGCACTTCTGGTTTAACTGTGCCTACCTCTACAAactatgttttttcattcccTCCTGCAGAACAGCTAAACCAGAATACTAATATGTCTGGAAATGCTATGTTGTCTCATCATTATTCATTATATGGTGGTTCACATGAGAGTGAAAGATTTCTGAGAAATACACGAATGAGAATAAGCCCTAATGAGCATGATCAATCATCGTCCAATCTTTTGCCTGAAGGAAGTCTCAGGTGTTCTGTTTATCAGCCTGTGCAGCAACAGTCTTTGTTTATTCCAGTACAACCTAGAGCATCGAGTTCTTCAACAAGTACTCTTAGTCGGCCTTATGTGCCTGCTGTCACTGAGTTCTCACAAAATTTGCACCGTGCTTCATCAAGTGGTAATTTTGGTTCAAGAATAGGGATTTCTCCTAGTTCTGCTGATACAACAAACCAGCTCTCTTCGCAAGATCCCAGTAGTAGCTCAGTGAGAAACAATTTTCCTGAGCCCCTTCTGTTAGGTTCTCTGTTTCCATCTGACTCAACAGAATTGCTATCTGTGCCGTTAGGCAGAAGCAACCAACAAAATTCCAGCTCCACAATTCGAACTGCAGTAAATGTAGGACCTCAACAAATTCCTGGGCTGAATGCATCCCAGCATACTTCTAGTTCAAGGGGGTCGGTTGATATTGCTAGGAGATCTTTGCATGCTTCTAGCATTCCTCAATCCAGAAGTTCAAGCATTACATCACAGCAGCACCGTGGTCATTTATCCACATCACATGAGATTCGACACCATCAACCTGGATCGAGCTCTCGTGCCAATCAGCTGCACTATGCTAGGGCAGTTACTCAATCCGTAGATAGGCAAACCTCAAATTATCTGGACCTGCAGTCTTTTATGCAAAGCATAACTGCTTCAAGAGACGGAATCAGGACGGTGTCAGAG TCTGCCAATCAACTTGTGCATCTTCGCAATGTTGTTGAACAAATTCGTCAGGGAAGAGGTGGAAGATTTGAG GATCCTAATTTTGAACGTGCACTTTTTGCAAGGCGAGCCAGTTTAATTGACAGACACCGTGACATGCGGCTTGATGTGGATAATATGTCATATGAG GAACTGTTAGCACTTGGTGAACGCATTGGGTATGTAAACACTGGACTTAGTGAGGAGAAAATTAGGACTGGCTTGAAGCAATGGAAATATGCCAGCATACTGTTTGAAGAACCTCTAGCTGGTGTTGAACCATGCTGTATTTGCCAG GAAGAATACGCCGCAGGTGATGACATGGGCAGACTGGACTGTGGGCATGACTTCCACACAGCATGTATCAAACAATGGCTGGTTATAAAGAATCTGTGCCCTATTTGTAAAAAAGCAGGACTGGGAACATAA
- the LOC102699856 gene encoding probable inorganic phosphate transporter 1-5, protein MARERKVLDALDTAKTQWYHFTAVVVAGMGFFTDAYDLFSISLVTKLLGRIYYFDAASRSPGTLPPSVSAAVNGVAFCGTLAGQLFFGWLGDKMGRKKVYGMTLMLMVICCLASGLSFGSSAKGVMATLCFFRFWLGFGIGGDYPLSATIMSEYANKRTRGAFIAAVFAMQGFGNLTGGIVALVVSAAFKARFDAPAYRDDPAGSTVPEADYAWRIVLMFGAIPALLTYYWRMKMPETARYTALVARNDKQAAADMARVLNVEFVDEQEKAAVAEEEARRRDREQYGLFSREFGRRHGHHLLGTTVCWFVLDVAYYSQNLFQKDIYTAVQWLPKADTMNALEEMFKISRAQTLVALCGTIPGYWFTVFFIDVVGRFAIQLGGFILMTAFILGLAVPYHHWTTPGNHVGFVVMYAFTFFFANFGPNSTTFIVPAEIFPARLRSTCHGISSAAGKMGAIVGAFGFLYAAQSTDPSKTDAGYPPGIGVRNSLFLLAGCNVVGFFFTFLVPESKGKSLEELSGENDMAAAAANSYRQTVPDSGQAE, encoded by the coding sequence atggcTCGGGAGCGCAAGGTGCTCGACGCGCTGGACACGGCGAAGACGCAGTGGTACCACTTCACGGCGGTGGTGGTCGCCGGCATGGGCTTCTTCACCGACGCCTACGACCTCTTCTCCATCTCCCTCGTCACCAAGCTGCTCGGGCGCATCTACTACTTCGACGCGGCCTCCAGGAGCCCCGGCACGCTCCCGCCCagcgtctccgccgccgtcaatGGCGTCGCCTTCTGCGGCACGCTCGCCGGCCAGCTCTTCTTCGGGTGGCTCGGCGACAAGATGGGGCGCAAGAAGGTGTACGGCATGACGCTGATGCTCATGGTCATCTGCTGCCTCGCCTCCGGCCTTTCGTTCGGGTCGTCGGCGAAGGGCGTCATGGCGACGCTCTGCTTCTTCCGGTTCTGGCTCGGCTtcggcatcggcggcgacTACCCGCTCTCGGCGACGATCATGTCGGAGTACGCCAACAAGCGCACCCGCGGCGCGTTCATCGCCGCGGTGTTCGCCATGCAAGGGTTCGGCAACCTCACCGGCGGCATCGTCGCCCTCGTCGTGTCCGCCGCGTTCAAGGCGCGGTTCGACGCGCCGGCGTACAGGGACGACCCTGCCGGCTCCACCGTGCCGGAAGCCGACTACGCGTGGCGCATCGTGCTCATGTTCGGCGCCATCCCGGCGCTGCTCACCTACTACTGGCGGATGAAGATGCCCGAGACGGCGCGCTACACGGCGCTTGTCGCCAGGAACGACAagcaggccgccgccgacatgGCGCGCGTGCTCAACGTCGAGTTCGTCGACGAGCAGGAGAAGgcagcggtggcggaggaggaggcgaggcgcCGCGACCGCGAGCAGTACGGCCTCTTCTCCAGGGAGTTCGGCCGGCGCCACGGCCACCACCTGCTGGGCACGACGGTGTGCTGGTTCGTGCTGGACGTGGCCTACTACTCGCAGAACCTGTTCCAGAAGGACATCTACACGGCGGTGCAATGGCTCCCCAAGGCGGACACCATGAACGCCCTGGAGGAGATGTTCAAGATCTCCCGGGCGCAGACGCTGGTGGCGCTGTGCGGCACCATCCCGGGCTACTGGTTCACCGTCTTCTTCATCGACGTCGTTGGGCGCTTCGCCATCCAGCTCGGCGGGTTCATCCTCATGACGGCGTTCATACTCGGCCTCGCCGTGCCGTACCACCACTGGACGACGCCGGGGAACCACGTCGGCTTCGTGGTCATGTACGCCTTCACCTTCTTCTTCGCCAACTTCGGGCCCAACTCCACCACCTTCATCGTGCCGGCGGAGATCTTCCCGGCGAGGCTGCGTTCCACGTGCCACGGCATCTcgtcggcggccgggaagATGGGCGCCATCGTGGGGGCGTTCGGGTTCCTGTACGCGGCGCAGAGCACGGACCCGAGCAAGACGGACGCCGGGTACCCGCCGGGCATCGGCGTGCGCAACTCGCTCTTCCTGCTCGCCGGATGCAACGTCGTCGGGTTCTTCTTCACGTTCCTGGTGCCGGAGTCGAAGGGGAAGTCGCTGGAGGAGCTCTCCGGCGAGAACgacatggcggcggcagcagctaACTCGTACAGGCAGACCGTACCTGACAGCGGACAGGCCGAGTGA